The DNA region GTTCCGGTGTATAAGTCAGTGAGCATAGTACTGAGATTAGAAAACCCGGTGTATTCGTTCTGTAAGGCACGGGCAATGTACACCTGCCCAAGTTCACGAAACCCTGCGAGTACGTTCCGCAGGTCAGCTGGTTCAAGTCCGTACGCTTCCCCACTTTTTGCCGTCACTGGTGAGAACCCTACCTCAAAGAAGCCGAGCTGCGACAGATGTTCATAAATGCGTGCAATTTCAACTGTCCCTTTCGTAACTGTGACCCGCGCAACTACTGGGCGCGCGGTATAGCGGTCGAACAACCGCTTCACACGTGAGACCACCTGTTCGTAAGACCCCTTACGTTCACCTCGTGCCGTAAGAGAAAATCGCCGCTTATCATGCAAGTCTTGTGGACCATCGATACTGATAGTGATCCCCACGCGATGCGTCTGAAAGAAATCGATCATTTCATCAGTCAACAACGTCGCATTGGTCGTCAAAGAAAAATCGACTTTTTTCTCCCGTTGCTGTGCGGTCTCTTCGGCATAGGCGACTACCGCACGAAGCAACTTGAAGTTGAGCAAAGCCTCGCCACCAAAAAAGCAGATACTCACTTCACGGTTTCCACCAGCTTTGTGAAAGAGAAAATCGACACTCTGTCGCGCCGTGTCCCAATCCATCTGTACAGGTGAAGCACTATACTTTGCGCCCTCCGGTTCGTAGCAATACGAACAGTGCAGGTTACACTTGTTGGCCACGTTCAGCACCAACGATCCTAGTGGGAAGCGCTCAACATCAACAATGGGGC from Deltaproteobacteria bacterium includes:
- the peaB gene encoding quinohemoprotein amine dehydrogenase maturation protein, yielding MHLLFRPENAHVIPTGGGNVLVAAKSMSLFVMDPIADALLKYAETHKRMTEEELVKSLGERFSPVGITETLKELLRLHVFVTEQPQFKPIRPIVDVERFPLGSLVLNVANKCNLHCSYCYEPEGAKYSASPVQMDWDTARQSVDFLFHKAGGNREVSICFFGGEALLNFKLLRAVVAYAEETAQQREKKVDFSLTTNATLLTDEMIDFFQTHRVGITISIDGPQDLHDKRRFSLTARGERKGSYEQVVSRVKRLFDRYTARPVVARVTVTKGTVEIARIYEHLSQLGFFEVGFSPVTAKSGEAYGLEPADLRNVLAGFRELGQVYIARALQNEYTGFSNLSTMLTDLYTGTNKLFPCGAGLGLLDVDGNGDVYLCHRFPGSAEHQYGNVKTGLAYDRLNEFVNSAHVENKPVCQTCWIRGLCGGGCYHEAYTQFGDGALPNLHYCDFLREWTEYGIRVYMELQEKNPGFVENYVLRGRGDAPRELT